The following coding sequences lie in one Vespa velutina chromosome 24, iVesVel2.1, whole genome shotgun sequence genomic window:
- the LOC124957085 gene encoding ATP-binding cassette sub-family G member 1 → MTSCASTNCSPSRSSLSCCQIDNTSQNNVQDVAIVTDTLPPSTYILNEKHSFPRRPEIDLVFKNIRFRVKQWNLRNFSINDKEILHGVSGEFKAGELVAIMGPSGAGKSTLLNVLAGYTLKGMSGEILVNGKIRIPHSERWRRTSCYIQQDSLVRGRMTVGEAMTMTAHLKLGYTISSAYKHTQVLNLLEMLGLSYCYDTLCGRLSGGQKKRLDVALELLSNPSVLFLDEPTTGLDSMSCSQCIALLKRLARMERRTIICTIHQPSALIFEMFDSLYALADGCCIYKGPIHGLLPHFSATGITCPAYHNPADFLIEVAIGEYGISVDKLTAAVENIWNKETPESIKDSVEGNMVKEPSPPAGFLMQCYLLYKRQLLCLKRDYTLLMVRLLCHLLIGIIFGYLYMGSGYRANGVLANYVYLYGSLLLIVYTGKMAVTLAFPLEMKILAREHFNRWYKLAPYYISLLLVEIPFQAVCAATYLAISYWLTGQPVETYRIISFMIVSIAATLTAQAWGFFIGATTPVKIAVFLGPIIAVLFSVFGFCATYLDTPRAFRWLFYISYFRASFHSLLYTVYGFDRMDLKCDEFYCHYKKPTKFLNEMDINDTNVINNLILIIGIGVLMHLLTASALWCKLNRR, encoded by the exons ATGACGAGCTGCGCTTCCACAAATTGTTCGCCGTCACGATCCTCCTTGAGTTGCTGTCAAATTGACAATACAAGTCAGAACAATGTACAAGACGTCGCGATTGTTACCGACACTCTTCCTCCTTCGACTTATATCCTAAATGAAAAGCATTCCTTCCCAAGGAGACCAGAAATTGACTTGGTCTTCAAGAATATACGATTTCGCGTGAAGCAATGGAATCTTCGAAACTTCTCTATAA ATGACAAAGAGATTTTACATGGCGTTAGTGGAGAGTTCAAAGCTGGCGAGTTGGTTGCCATTATGGGACCATCAGGAGCTGGAAAATCGACTCTATTAAACGTGCTGGCCGGttatac tTTAAAAGGTATGAGCGGCGAGATTCTTGTAAATGGGAAAATTCGAATACCGCATAGCGAAAGATGGAGAAGAACCTCGTGTTACATACAACAAGACTCATTGGTCCGAGGAAGAATGACTGTTGGCGAAGCAATGACCATGACAGCTCACTTAAAATTAGGCTATACTATCAGTTCGGCTTATAAACACACTCAA GTCTTGAATCTTTTGGAAATGTTGGGTTTGAGTTATTGCTACGACACACTATGCGGAAGATTATCCGGTGGTCAAAAGAAACGGCTTGACGTCGCACTTGAGTTACTCAGCAATCCATCAGTTTTATTTCTTGATGAACCTACAACTg GATTGGATTCAATGTCCTGTAGTCAGTGCATAGCTCTGTTGAAAAGACTCGCCAGAATGGAAAGGCGTACTATCATTTGCACGATACATCAACCGAGCGCGTTAATTTTCGAAATGTTCGATTCGCTTTATGCGCTCGCCGATGGTTGCTGTATATACAAGGGTCCGATTCATGGTTTGTTACCACACTTTTCGGCGACTGGAATCACCTGTCCGGCTTACCACAATCCTGCGGACTTTC ttatcGAAGTTGCAATCGGAGAATACGGAATATCGGTTGATAAATTAACTGCAGCCGTTGAAAATATATGGAACAAGGAAACACCAGAGTCGATAAAAGATTCGGTTGAAG GCAATATGGTTAAAGAACCATCACCACCAGCTGGTTTTCTAATGCAGTGTTATCTCCTTTATAAAAGACAATTATTATGTCTGAAAAGAGATTATACGCTGTTGATGGTGCGATTACTTTGTCATTTGCTAATCGGTATTATATTTGGCTATCTTTATATGGGAAGTGGGTATCGTGCTAACGGTGTCCTCGCTAATTACGTTTACTTGTATGGTTCGTTACTTTTGATCGTTTACACTGGAAAAATGGCGGTGACTCTTGCAT TTCCCTTGGAAATGAAAATTCTCGCAAGAGAACACTTCAATCGGTGGTACAAATTGGCACCCTACTATATCAGTTTGTTACTCGTTGAAATACCATTTCAAGCAGTATGCGCTGCAACTTATCTGGCAATCAGTTATTGGTTAACGGGACAGCCCGTAGAAActtatcgtattatttcttttatgataGTTAGCATAGCTGCAACTTTAACAGCGCAAGCTTGGGGATTCTTTATCGGTGCGACTACGCCAGTTAAG ATCGCCGTGTTCCTCGGGCCCATCATTGCAGTTCTCTTCTCGGTATTTGGATTTTGCGCGACATACTTGGACACACCTCGCGCTTTTCGTTGGTTATTCTATATATCCTATTTTCGCGCCAGTTTCCATAGTCTTCTTTATACAGTTTATGGGTTCGACCGGATGGATCTCAAGTGCGATGAGTTTTATTGTCATTACAAGAAGCCAACGAAATTCTTAAACGAAATGGACATCAACGATACAAAtgtgataaataatttgatattgatCATTGGTATAGGAGTACTTATGCATTTGCTAACGGCTAGTGCACTTTGGTGTAAACTTAATAGAAGGTAG